A genomic region of Lachnoclostridium edouardi contains the following coding sequences:
- a CDS encoding citrate transporter codes for MPETALLLTPMHYLYLIGVIVILTVMILRKDTPAVCIGFLFLLGFVGLGTITGGIQVIFKSILYAATQFMEIIATIALVTALSKCLSDLGSDYLLMTPMRKVMKSPSVTWWLLGLTMLLFSFFLWPSPSVALVGAIMLPFAVRTGLSPLMAAMAMNLFGHGIALSYDLVIQGAPAISASAAGVTTSQVLHQGGPIFWTMGAVTVISAFLLNYRSISGSVPVTIAHREVSESSLIKNKKAAFILAVLTPVAFLADIFFMVFFQLNGGEATSLVSGTAVLLMCIGAILGFKKKSLEKVTDYVTDGFLFAIRIFAPVIIIGAFFFLGGEGIGQIMGTDFSGGIMNDWALWLAGHAPLTKHMAAFFQMIVGGLTGLDGSGFSGLPLTGALAHTFGAATGASVPVLAALGQITAIFVGGGTIVPWGLIPVAAICNVSPLDLARKNLLPVFIGFGAAFLVACFII; via the coding sequence ATGCCGGAAACAGCGCTTCTTCTCACCCCTATGCATTACCTGTATCTCATAGGCGTGATTGTAATTCTGACAGTTATGATTCTCAGAAAGGATACCCCGGCCGTATGTATTGGCTTCCTTTTTCTATTAGGATTTGTAGGCCTTGGTACCATTACTGGAGGAATTCAGGTTATTTTTAAATCTATACTTTATGCAGCGACACAATTCATGGAGATTATCGCCACAATCGCCTTAGTCACCGCCTTGTCAAAATGCCTTTCAGATTTAGGCAGCGACTATCTTCTTATGACGCCTATGAGAAAGGTTATGAAGTCTCCGTCAGTGACCTGGTGGCTTCTTGGCCTGACAATGCTTTTATTTTCCTTCTTTCTCTGGCCCTCCCCCTCTGTTGCCTTAGTTGGAGCGATTATGCTTCCATTTGCCGTAAGAACAGGTTTAAGCCCTCTTATGGCAGCCATGGCTATGAACCTGTTTGGACACGGCATCGCTCTTAGCTATGACCTGGTAATTCAGGGTGCTCCGGCAATTTCTGCCTCTGCGGCAGGAGTCACTACAAGTCAGGTTCTTCACCAGGGAGGCCCTATATTCTGGACCATGGGAGCAGTTACAGTAATTTCCGCATTTCTTTTAAATTACCGCTCCATTTCCGGTTCTGTTCCGGTGACTATTGCCCACCGGGAAGTATCTGAATCCAGCCTTATAAAAAACAAAAAGGCCGCTTTCATTTTAGCTGTTCTCACTCCAGTCGCCTTTCTGGCAGATATTTTCTTTATGGTATTTTTCCAGTTAAACGGAGGGGAAGCTACCAGCCTTGTTTCAGGCACGGCAGTACTTCTTATGTGTATAGGAGCGATTCTGGGCTTTAAGAAAAAATCTTTGGAAAAAGTCACTGACTATGTCACTGATGGATTTCTTTTCGCCATCCGTATTTTCGCCCCTGTAATTATTATCGGAGCATTTTTCTTCCTGGGCGGAGAAGGAATCGGACAGATTATGGGCACGGATTTCTCAGGAGGCATTATGAATGACTGGGCCTTATGGCTGGCAGGCCACGCTCCTCTTACAAAACACATGGCTGCATTTTTCCAGATGATTGTAGGAGGCCTTACAGGTCTGGACGGCTCTGGCTTCTCAGGCCTTCCCCTTACAGGAGCCCTGGCTCACACCTTTGGAGCCGCTACAGGCGCCTCCGTCCCTGTGCTGGCCGCCTTAGGACAGATTACAGCCATCTTCGTGGGAGGGGGAACCATTGTGCCCTGGGGATTAATTCCCGTGGCCGCTATTTGCAACGTAAGCCCCTTAGATCTGGCCAGAAAGAATCTGCTGCCTGTATTTATAGGCTTTGGCGCGGCCTTCCTTGTAGCTTGCTTTATTATATAA
- a CDS encoding DUF523 domain-containing protein yields MENKEDNKMKNKEHVLVSACLLGMFCRYDGREKKNLEAESMRHICHLIPVCPEQAGGMGTPRMPSERKGEQVVNKAGEDVTCFYKKGAMEALKLAKLFDCKYALLKERSPSCGCNGIYDGTFTGALTEGQGVTAELLIKQGVQVFGESQIKELKEILENG; encoded by the coding sequence ATGGAAAATAAAGAGGATAATAAAATGAAAAACAAGGAACATGTGCTGGTCAGCGCCTGCCTGTTAGGTATGTTCTGCCGCTATGACGGCAGGGAAAAGAAAAATCTGGAGGCGGAAAGCATGAGGCATATATGTCATCTGATTCCTGTATGTCCAGAACAGGCGGGAGGCATGGGAACCCCCAGAATGCCCTCAGAGCGAAAAGGGGAGCAGGTAGTTAACAAGGCGGGAGAAGACGTAACATGTTTTTATAAAAAAGGGGCGATGGAGGCGTTAAAGCTGGCAAAGCTTTTTGACTGTAAATATGCTCTTTTAAAAGAAAGAAGCCCTTCCTGCGGCTGCAATGGAATTTATGACGGAACATTTACCGGCGCTCTCACAGAAGGGCAGGGAGTGACGGCAGAATTATTGATAAAACAGGGCGTCCAGGTATTTGGGGAAAGCCAGATAAAAGAGCTGAAAGAAATTTTAGAAAATGGTTAA
- a CDS encoding HD domain-containing protein has product MKSTKITREQALQLLKKYNKEPFHILHGLTVEGVMRWYAKELGYGDEEEFWAMAGLLHDVDFEVYPEEHCKKAPELLEEIQAEEDLVHAVCSHGFGLCSDVEPEHEMEKVLFAADELTGLIGAAVRMRPSKSAEDLEVSSLKKKFKDKRFAAGCSRDVIKTGAERLGWTLEELMDKTILGMRSCEKQINEEMEKM; this is encoded by the coding sequence ATGAAAAGTACAAAGATTACAAGAGAGCAGGCTTTACAGCTGCTGAAAAAATATAACAAGGAGCCTTTCCACATTCTCCACGGATTGACTGTAGAGGGAGTGATGAGATGGTATGCAAAAGAGCTGGGCTATGGGGACGAGGAAGAATTCTGGGCAATGGCAGGACTTCTCCACGATGTAGATTTTGAGGTTTATCCAGAGGAGCACTGCAAAAAGGCGCCGGAGCTGTTAGAGGAGATTCAGGCGGAGGAGGATTTAGTGCACGCTGTGTGCAGCCACGGCTTTGGTCTTTGCAGTGACGTGGAGCCTGAACATGAAATGGAAAAGGTGCTGTTTGCAGCAGACGAATTAACAGGCCTGATCGGCGCGGCTGTGCGTATGCGCCCGTCTAAAAGCGCAGAGGATTTGGAAGTATCCAGCTTAAAGAAAAAGTTTAAGGACAAACGATTTGCTGCCGGCTGCTCCAGAGATGTTATAAAAACAGGGGCTGAAAGACTGGGATGGACCTTAGAGGAGCTGATGGATAAAACTATTTTAGGTATGCGTTCCTGTGAAAAACAGATTAATGAAGAAATGGAAAAAATGTAG
- a CDS encoding aspartate kinase, protein MKTVVKFGGSSLASARQFKKVGDIIRSDKSRRYVIPSAPGKRNDKDEKVTDMLYQCYDAASQGRSYKKILEKIIARYQEIIDGLDLNLNMDHEFQRIEEDFLAKKGRDYAASRGEYLNGMVMANYLGYEFIDAAEVIFFDENGSFLAEATNTELAERLATADKAVIPGFYGSAPDGSIRTFSRGGSDVTGSIVARAIHADLYENWTDVSGFLVADPRIVPDPQVIETITYKELRELSYMGASVLHEDAIFPVREEGIPIHIRNTNKPEDKGTLIVENTCRKPRYTVTGIAGKKGFCSVFIEKAMMNGEVGFGRKVLEVFEKQGISFEHMPSGIDTMTVFVHQTEFIQHEQSVISGIHRAVQPDLIDLESDMALIAVVGRGMKGNRGTAARIFAALSHARINIKMIDQGSSETNIIVGVKNDDFERAIKAVYDIFITAEL, encoded by the coding sequence ATGAAAACGGTTGTAAAATTTGGAGGAAGCTCTCTGGCCAGCGCCAGACAGTTTAAAAAAGTAGGAGACATTATCCGCAGCGATAAAAGCAGACGTTACGTAATTCCGTCGGCCCCTGGAAAGAGAAATGATAAGGACGAAAAAGTCACAGATATGCTGTATCAGTGCTATGACGCTGCGTCTCAGGGTAGAAGCTACAAGAAGATTCTGGAAAAAATTATTGCCAGATATCAGGAAATTATTGACGGATTAGATTTAAATTTAAATATGGACCATGAGTTCCAGAGAATTGAAGAAGATTTTCTGGCAAAAAAAGGCAGAGATTATGCTGCGTCCAGAGGAGAATATTTAAATGGAATGGTAATGGCAAATTACCTGGGCTATGAGTTTATTGATGCAGCAGAAGTGATTTTCTTTGACGAAAACGGCAGCTTTCTGGCGGAGGCTACTAATACAGAGCTGGCGGAGCGCCTTGCAACTGCAGATAAGGCAGTAATCCCGGGATTTTACGGGTCAGCTCCAGACGGAAGCATCCGCACATTTTCCAGAGGCGGCTCCGACGTAACAGGCTCCATTGTAGCCAGAGCGATTCACGCAGATCTTTATGAAAACTGGACGGACGTATCAGGATTTTTAGTGGCGGACCCAAGAATTGTGCCGGACCCTCAGGTAATTGAGACAATTACATATAAAGAACTGAGAGAACTTTCCTATATGGGCGCCAGCGTACTTCACGAGGACGCTATTTTCCCCGTAAGGGAAGAGGGAATTCCAATCCATATCCGCAACACCAACAAGCCGGAGGATAAGGGCACATTAATTGTTGAAAATACATGCAGAAAACCAAGATACACAGTTACGGGAATTGCGGGAAAGAAAGGATTTTGTTCTGTATTTATTGAAAAAGCCATGATGAACGGGGAAGTAGGATTTGGCCGTAAGGTGCTGGAGGTATTTGAAAAACAGGGAATTTCCTTTGAACATATGCCTTCAGGCATTGACACCATGACAGTGTTTGTTCATCAGACAGAATTTATTCAGCATGAGCAGTCTGTAATTTCAGGAATCCACAGAGCAGTGCAGCCGGATTTAATTGACTTAGAGTCCGATATGGCTTTGATTGCAGTGGTGGGAAGAGGAATGAAGGGAAACAGAGGAACTGCAGCCAGAATTTTTGCAGCCTTGTCCCACGCCAGAATTAATATTAAAATGATTGACCAGGGCTCCAGTGAAACCAACATTATTGTAGGTGTAAAAAATGATGATTTTGAAAGAGCAATTAAGGCTGTTTACGATATTTTCATCACTGCAGAGCTGTAA
- a CDS encoding BaiN/RdsA family NAD(P)/FAD-dependent oxidoreductase: MGKIIIVGGGAAGMAAAVSGAKNGHQVHIYEKNEKLGKKIYITGKGRCNVTNACDIEDLFANMVTNGKFMYSSFYGFTNQDVMKLLEDAGCPLKIERGNRVFPVSDKASDVTAAFSRLLRGLNVEIHYRQEVKALLLEDGACRGIVTGDRKKVRADSVLIATGGLSYPTTGSTGDGYKMAAEAGHKITECFPALVPFQVKEQDVAMLQGLALKNIGVKILKGSKVLYEDFGEMLFTHFGVSGPVLISASSYVGKQLRKGPLELSVDMKPALTKEQLDARLLREFSQLLNKQFKNSLGSLFPSKLIPVIISRCGISPEKQVNEITKEERRQLAEVTKDFRLTLTGLRGYSEAIVTQGGVSVKEVNPSTMESKRMPGLYFAGEVLDIDGVTGGFNLQIAWSTGWLAGMHMGQGG; the protein is encoded by the coding sequence ATGGGGAAGATAATCATAGTGGGAGGAGGAGCGGCCGGAATGGCCGCTGCTGTCAGCGGAGCAAAAAACGGACACCAGGTTCACATTTATGAAAAAAATGAAAAGCTGGGAAAAAAAATTTACATTACGGGAAAAGGCCGGTGTAATGTTACTAACGCCTGCGACATAGAAGATTTATTTGCCAATATGGTGACAAACGGAAAATTTATGTACAGCAGCTTTTACGGGTTTACGAACCAGGATGTTATGAAGCTTTTGGAGGATGCCGGCTGTCCCTTAAAAATAGAGCGGGGGAACAGAGTATTTCCAGTATCTGACAAGGCCTCTGATGTAACGGCTGCATTTTCCAGGCTGCTTCGCGGCTTGAATGTGGAAATTCACTACAGGCAGGAAGTGAAGGCTTTGCTTTTAGAGGACGGGGCCTGCAGGGGAATTGTAACTGGAGACAGAAAAAAAGTGAGGGCTGACAGCGTGCTGATTGCTACTGGTGGTCTATCTTATCCCACCACCGGCTCTACAGGGGATGGATACAAAATGGCTGCGGAGGCAGGGCACAAAATAACAGAATGCTTCCCGGCTCTTGTGCCCTTCCAGGTGAAGGAGCAGGATGTGGCTATGCTTCAGGGACTGGCTCTGAAAAACATAGGCGTAAAAATATTAAAAGGCTCCAAGGTGTTGTATGAGGACTTTGGGGAGATGCTGTTTACTCATTTCGGCGTCAGCGGGCCGGTGTTAATCAGCGCCAGCAGCTATGTTGGCAAACAGCTGAGAAAAGGGCCCTTGGAGCTGTCTGTGGACATGAAGCCGGCTTTGACAAAAGAACAGCTGGACGCCAGACTTTTAAGAGAATTTAGCCAGCTGTTAAATAAGCAGTTTAAAAATTCTTTAGGTAGTTTATTCCCGTCTAAGCTAATTCCTGTTATTATCAGCCGCTGTGGAATTTCTCCTGAAAAACAGGTAAACGAAATTACGAAAGAAGAGAGAAGGCAGCTGGCGGAAGTCACCAAAGATTTCCGGCTGACTTTGACCGGACTGCGGGGCTACAGCGAGGCCATTGTCACTCAGGGAGGAGTATCTGTAAAAGAAGTAAATCCTTCCACTATGGAATCCAAGCGGATGCCAGGGCTTTATTTTGCCGGGGAGGTGCTGGATATAGACGGAGTGACCGGCGGCTTTAACCTGCAGATTGCCTGGTCCACCGGTTGGCTGGCAGGAATGCATATGGGACAAGGAGGATGA
- the cmk gene encoding (d)CMP kinase translates to MGKTYNIAIDGPAGAGKSTIAKKVAEKLNFIYVDTGAMYRAMALYFIRQGINRENEKEVEEACGQIEITISYENHSQQVILNGENVSELIRREEVGNMASAVSVYKSVRDKLLLLQRDLAAKENVIMDGRDIGTWVLPWADTKIYLTAGSKVRAERRYKELEEKGISCNIEEIEKDIIERDRRDMTREIAPLRQADDAVLVDASHMTIEEVADRIMEIAADHGLEVKKA, encoded by the coding sequence ATGGGAAAGACCTACAATATTGCTATTGACGGGCCTGCGGGAGCCGGAAAAAGCACAATAGCGAAAAAGGTGGCTGAAAAGCTGAATTTTATTTATGTAGATACAGGAGCTATGTACAGGGCAATGGCCTTGTATTTTATAAGACAGGGAATTAACAGAGAAAACGAAAAGGAAGTTGAGGAAGCCTGCGGACAAATAGAAATCACAATTTCCTATGAAAATCACAGTCAGCAGGTAATTTTAAACGGAGAAAATGTGTCTGAGTTGATCAGGAGAGAGGAGGTTGGAAATATGGCTTCTGCAGTTTCCGTATATAAATCTGTCAGGGACAAGCTGCTTTTGCTTCAGAGGGATTTGGCGGCAAAAGAAAATGTGATTATGGACGGAAGAGACATTGGAACATGGGTGCTCCCCTGGGCGGACACAAAGATTTATTTAACTGCTGGGAGCAAGGTGAGGGCAGAGAGAAGATATAAAGAATTGGAAGAAAAAGGAATTTCCTGTAATATAGAAGAAATTGAAAAAGATATTATAGAAAGAGACCGCCGGGATATGACCAGGGAAATTGCTCCCCTGCGCCAGGCAGATGACGCTGTTTTAGTAGACGCCTCCCACATGACCATTGAGGAGGTGGCTGACAGAATTATGGAAATTGCCGCGGATCACGGTCTGGAGGTGAAAAAGGCGTGA
- a CDS encoding bifunctional 4-hydroxy-3-methylbut-2-enyl diphosphate reductase/30S ribosomal protein S1: MSITVAKTAGFCFGVKKAVETVYSEIEKAKGPIYTYGPIIHNEEVVKDLEKKGVLVLETEEELAQLTKGTVIIRSHGVGRHIYQLLDKPGICLVDATCPFVKKIHHIVEEQNSLGRRVIIIGNENHPEVQGIKGWGRDDTLVVDSQEAIDALPLKEEEKLCIVSQTTFNYNKFKDLVEKFLKKRYDILVLNTICNATQERQVEARKLASKVDAMIVIGGKNSSNTQKLYDICRKECKNTYYIQTLGDFDPECLNSVRNVGITAGASTPNYIIEEVHTVMSELSFEQMLEESLKTIRSGEVVTGKVIDVKDDEIVLNIGYKSDGIITRSEYTTDSNADLTKLVSVGDEMEAKVVKVNDGEGQVALSYRRLAAEKGNKRLEEAFENQEVLTAKVAQVLDGGLSVIVEETRIFIPASLVSDTYERDLSKYKDQEIEFVITEFNPKRRRIIGDRRQLLVAKKAEMQKALFEKIAVGDTVEGTVKNVTDFGAFVDLGGADGLLHISEMSWGRVENPKKVFKSGDQIKTLIKDINGDKIALSLKFPETNPWANAAEKYAAGNVVEGKVARMTDFGAFVELEPGVDALLHVSQISRDHVDKPSDVLSIGQEIQASVVDFNEADRKISLSMKALEAPQREEDDIADVDVDAAAEE, from the coding sequence GTGAGTATTACAGTCGCCAAAACAGCAGGCTTTTGCTTCGGAGTGAAAAAGGCAGTGGAAACTGTATACAGTGAGATTGAAAAGGCTAAAGGTCCTATTTACACATACGGCCCTATTATTCACAATGAAGAAGTAGTAAAAGATCTGGAGAAAAAAGGGGTTTTAGTGCTGGAGACGGAGGAGGAGCTGGCTCAGCTGACAAAAGGGACGGTGATTATCAGATCCCACGGAGTCGGCCGTCATATTTACCAGCTTTTAGATAAGCCTGGAATCTGTTTAGTAGACGCCACCTGCCCCTTTGTAAAAAAAATTCATCATATTGTGGAGGAGCAGAATTCCCTGGGAAGAAGGGTGATTATTATTGGCAATGAAAATCATCCGGAGGTACAGGGAATTAAAGGCTGGGGACGGGACGACACCCTGGTAGTAGATTCTCAGGAAGCCATAGATGCCCTGCCTTTAAAAGAAGAGGAAAAACTCTGTATTGTATCCCAGACGACATTTAATTACAATAAATTTAAAGATTTAGTTGAAAAATTTTTGAAAAAGCGTTATGATATACTTGTTTTAAATACGATTTGCAATGCAACACAGGAAAGACAGGTGGAGGCAAGGAAGCTTGCTTCAAAAGTGGACGCCATGATTGTTATAGGCGGCAAAAATAGTTCTAATACCCAGAAGCTTTACGACATTTGCCGGAAGGAATGTAAGAATACGTACTATATTCAGACACTGGGCGATTTCGATCCTGAATGTTTAAATTCTGTGCGCAACGTAGGTATAACAGCGGGGGCGTCTACCCCCAATTATATTATTGAGGAGGTTCATACTGTTATGTCAGAATTGAGTTTTGAACAAATGTTAGAGGAATCATTAAAAACAATACGTTCAGGAGAAGTTGTCACTGGCAAAGTCATTGATGTGAAGGATGATGAAATTGTTTTAAACATTGGCTATAAATCTGATGGAATCATTACCCGCAGCGAGTATACAACAGATTCCAACGCAGACCTTACAAAGCTGGTATCTGTGGGAGACGAGATGGAAGCTAAGGTTGTTAAAGTAAACGACGGCGAAGGCCAGGTAGCTTTATCCTACAGAAGATTAGCTGCAGAAAAGGGCAATAAGAGATTAGAGGAAGCTTTCGAGAACCAGGAAGTTTTGACTGCAAAAGTGGCTCAGGTTCTGGACGGAGGTTTAAGCGTAATTGTAGAGGAGACAAGAATCTTTATCCCAGCAAGCCTTGTATCCGACACATACGAAAGAGACTTGTCCAAATACAAAGATCAGGAGATTGAGTTTGTTATTACAGAGTTCAATCCTAAGAGAAGAAGAATTATCGGCGACCGCAGACAGCTTCTGGTAGCCAAGAAGGCAGAGATGCAGAAGGCTTTATTTGAGAAGATTGCAGTAGGCGATACAGTAGAAGGCACAGTAAAGAACGTAACTGATTTCGGCGCGTTTGTAGACTTAGGAGGAGCTGACGGTCTGCTTCACATCTCTGAGATGAGCTGGGGCAGAGTGGAGAATCCTAAGAAGGTATTCAAAAGCGGAGATCAGATTAAGACTTTAATTAAAGATATTAACGGCGACAAGATCGCTCTCAGCTTAAAGTTCCCTGAGACTAATCCATGGGCAAATGCAGCTGAGAAATATGCAGCAGGCAATGTAGTAGAGGGAAAGGTTGCACGTATGACTGATTTTGGCGCATTTGTAGAGCTGGAGCCAGGAGTGGACGCGCTTCTTCACGTATCTCAGATTTCCAGAGACCACGTAGACAAGCCATCTGACGTTCTTTCTATCGGACAGGAGATTCAGGCGTCTGTAGTAGACTTTAACGAAGCTGACAGAAAGATCAGCCTGAGCATGAAAGCATTAGAAGCTCCTCAGAGAGAAGAGGACGATATTGCTGACGTAGATGTGGACGCAGCTGCTGAAGAATAA
- a CDS encoding DUF3793 family protein: MKKQSLENGEAQALEVSALAAFQCAPVLVGLKPSNLFIIRTQCLKGALQMLVKLGVCCKVLYRNTVKSILLVYRKEMMKSVLRQKEAAEFLKDLGYQEADCLERLLVMLSGRYADHLEKKAEFPHELGILLGYPLTDVKGFIEHEGKNCLCVGYWKVYGDVENARNTFRLYDQARKELVGKVQQGALLKAAIQQWGLAQAF, from the coding sequence ATGAAAAAACAGAGTCTGGAAAATGGAGAAGCGCAGGCCTTGGAAGTAAGCGCTTTGGCTGCATTTCAATGCGCCCCTGTTTTGGTGGGTTTAAAGCCATCCAATCTTTTTATTATTCGCACACAGTGTTTAAAAGGAGCTTTACAGATGTTAGTAAAATTAGGAGTTTGCTGTAAAGTGCTGTACAGGAATACAGTAAAAAGTATTTTGCTGGTGTACAGAAAAGAGATGATGAAAAGTGTGCTGAGACAAAAGGAGGCTGCTGAGTTTTTAAAGGATCTGGGATACCAGGAAGCCGACTGTCTGGAAAGACTGCTTGTAATGTTAAGCGGCCGGTATGCAGACCATTTGGAAAAGAAAGCAGAATTCCCCCATGAGTTAGGTATTCTTTTAGGATATCCCTTAACAGACGTGAAAGGATTTATTGAGCACGAGGGAAAAAATTGTCTCTGTGTAGGATATTGGAAGGTTTACGGGGATGTGGAAAACGCCAGAAACACATTTCGCCTTTACGATCAGGCCAGAAAGGAACTTGTAGGAAAAGTGCAGCAGGGGGCTCTTTTGAAAGCCGCTATTCAGCAGTGGGGATTAGCTCAGGCTTTTTAA
- a CDS encoding flavodoxin: MAKVVVAYWSGTGNTERMAEIIGNGVKAAGKEAEVVSMDAISAADLKDVPAFALGCPSMGDEELEDSVAEGFVAEVESFAAGKSIGLFGSYGWGDGQWMRDWTERMKNAGATVIGDEGVICCGEPDGDAEVTLEELGKALAALV; the protein is encoded by the coding sequence ATGGCAAAGGTAGTAGTAGCATATTGGAGCGGAACAGGCAATACAGAAAGAATGGCAGAAATTATTGGAAACGGAGTAAAGGCGGCAGGTAAGGAAGCGGAAGTAGTTTCCATGGATGCTATATCTGCAGCTGATTTAAAGGATGTTCCGGCATTTGCATTAGGCTGCCCCTCTATGGGAGACGAGGAGCTGGAAGATTCAGTGGCTGAAGGCTTTGTGGCTGAGGTGGAAAGCTTTGCTGCTGGAAAATCTATTGGTTTATTTGGCTCCTACGGCTGGGGCGACGGACAGTGGATGAGAGACTGGACGGAGAGAATGAAAAATGCAGGAGCTACTGTAATAGGAGACGAGGGAGTAATCTGCTGCGGCGAGCCTGACGGGGATGCTGAGGTTACCTTGGAGGAGCTTGGAAAGGCTTTGGCGGCATTAGTATAA
- a CDS encoding DUF2325 domain-containing protein, with amino-acid sequence MSVVIIGGHDRMVCQYQKLCKAYRCSAKVFTQMSANLSKQIGSPDLVVLFTNTVSHKMVKCALDEAKKSNAQVVRCHTSSKAALQEILEKETGRC; translated from the coding sequence ATGAGCGTAGTTATTATTGGAGGACACGACAGAATGGTCTGTCAGTATCAGAAGCTTTGTAAGGCATATCGGTGCAGCGCAAAAGTATTTACTCAAATGTCGGCAAATTTATCAAAACAAATTGGTTCCCCTGATCTGGTAGTGCTTTTTACAAATACAGTATCTCACAAAATGGTAAAATGTGCGTTGGATGAAGCTAAAAAAAGTAACGCTCAAGTAGTTCGCTGCCATACCAGCAGCAAAGCGGCTCTTCAGGAAATTTTAGAAAAAGAAACAGGAAGATGCTAA
- a CDS encoding FeoA family protein yields the protein MPLTMAKEGEVNSIKKVGGKEEVRRFLESLGFVVGGNVIVVAENSGNLIVNVKESRVAISCEMARKIMI from the coding sequence ATGCCTTTAACCATGGCAAAAGAGGGAGAAGTTAACTCAATTAAAAAAGTAGGGGGAAAAGAAGAGGTTCGCAGATTTTTGGAGAGCCTGGGATTTGTCGTAGGCGGCAATGTCATTGTAGTTGCTGAAAACAGCGGCAATCTGATTGTAAATGTAAAAGAGTCAAGAGTTGCAATCAGCTGCGAAATGGCCAGAAAAATTATGATTTAA
- a CDS encoding FeoA family protein, which yields MQTLKDIGCGKKVSVVKLHGEGAVKRRIMDMGITKGTEVYVRKVAPLGDPVEVTVRGYELSLRKADAQMIEVV from the coding sequence ATGCAGACATTAAAGGATATTGGCTGTGGAAAAAAAGTATCTGTAGTGAAGCTCCATGGGGAAGGCGCTGTAAAACGCCGTATTATGGACATGGGCATCACAAAAGGAACAGAAGTTTATGTCCGTAAGGTAGCGCCTTTAGGCGATCCTGTGGAGGTTACTGTAAGAGGATATGAATTATCCCTGAGAAAAGCAGACGCACAGATGATTGAGGTTGTGTAG